A stretch of the Clostridium fungisolvens genome encodes the following:
- a CDS encoding aminotransferase class IV yields the protein MSECYSNKFILNGTSRVKEKFDDNILRRKGIVYEVIRVIDGVPLFLEKHLERMNNSFSLINREMKYDKEEIKEQIETLIKEVNVFEGNIKLLMDSESNEKNLLVYFVKHSYPTNDQYENGVNTTLFFGERENPNAKIVNNDFRTLVNEQISEKKCYEAILVDRNGFITEGSKSNIFMVRDNEILTSPLEDVLPGVTRGSIIDICKDNNISIKEEKVSYRDIASLEGMFITGTSPKILPIANVDKITLNSPKNTLVLELIRLYNKKIDEYIKSAK from the coding sequence ATGAGTGAATGTTATTCAAATAAATTTATTTTAAATGGTACATCTAGAGTTAAAGAAAAATTTGACGATAATATACTAAGAAGAAAAGGAATAGTATATGAAGTTATAAGAGTAATAGATGGAGTGCCTCTTTTTTTAGAAAAGCATCTGGAAAGAATGAATAACTCATTTTCTTTGATAAATAGGGAGATGAAGTATGATAAGGAGGAAATAAAGGAGCAAATTGAAACTCTAATAAAAGAAGTCAATGTATTTGAAGGAAATATAAAATTATTAATGGATTCAGAAAGTAATGAAAAAAATCTTTTAGTATACTTTGTTAAGCATTCATATCCTACGAATGATCAATACGAAAATGGTGTAAATACTACACTATTCTTTGGAGAAAGAGAAAATCCTAATGCAAAAATAGTGAATAATGATTTCAGAACATTAGTAAATGAACAAATAAGCGAAAAAAAATGCTACGAGGCTATTTTAGTAGATAGAAATGGTTTTATAACAGAAGGAAGTAAATCTAATATATTCATGGTAAGAGACAATGAAATACTAACATCTCCATTGGAAGATGTTCTTCCAGGGGTGACAAGAGGGTCCATAATAGACATTTGTAAAGATAATAATATATCAATAAAGGAGGAAAAAGTATCTTATAGAGATATTGCATCCTTGGAGGGAATGTTTATAACAGGCACATCTCCGAAGATTCTTCCAATCGCGAATGTAGATAAAATAACTTTAAATTCGCCAAAGAACACATTAGTTTTAGAATTAATAAGACTATACAATAAGAAAATTGATGAATACATTAAATCTGCTAAATAA
- a CDS encoding DUF1292 domain-containing protein, whose protein sequence is MSDKEKDTCGCGCGCEDNGLELKEENTCGCGDEGCGDEDCGCGHDHDHDHESFVVDLEDENGNVVSCEVIDAFEYKEKEYVLVQNPNDGSVYLFKSEGEEGELTIPDDEEFEEVTKYYESELAQ, encoded by the coding sequence ATGTCAGATAAAGAAAAAGATACTTGCGGATGTGGCTGTGGCTGCGAAGATAATGGTTTAGAATTAAAAGAAGAAAATACATGTGGCTGTGGCGACGAAGGTTGCGGAGACGAAGACTGTGGATGTGGCCATGACCATGATCATGATCATGAAAGCTTCGTTGTAGATTTAGAAGATGAAAACGGCAATGTAGTAAGTTGTGAAGTTATAGATGCTTTTGAATATAAAGAAAAAGAATATGTTTTAGTTCAAAACCCTAATGATGGATCAGTATACTTATTCAAATCAGAGGGCGAAGAAGGAGAACTTACAATACCTGATGATGAAGAATTTGAAGAAGTTACAAAGTACTATGAGTCTGAATTAGCTCAATAG
- the nifJ gene encoding pyruvate:ferredoxin (flavodoxin) oxidoreductase: protein MRKMKTMDGNTAAAHIAYAFTDVAAIYPITPSSPMAEHVDEWVAQGRKNIFGQKVKVMEMQSEAGAAGAVHGSLQAGALTTTFTASQGLLLMIPNMYKIAGELLPGVFHVSARALAANSLNIFGDHQDVMAARQTGFAMLAEGSVQEVMDLSAVAHLTAIKSRIPFVNFFDGFRTSHEIQKIEVLEYDELAKLLDTDAVEAFRRRALNPDHPVTRGTAQNPDVYFQEREVVNKFYDAVPEIVEGYMAEMTKLTGREYHCFDYYGAPDADRIIVAMGSVTDLVEETIDYLNANGNKVGLVKVRLFRPFSVERMLKVIPSTVKKIAVLDRTKEPGSAAEPLFLEVKNAFYGKENAPVIVGGRYGLGSKDTVPAHIVAVYENLTKDEPKDGFTVAIVDDVTNTSLDAVTADIDTTPEGTKACKFWGLGSDGTVGANKSAIKIIGDHTDMYAQGYFAYDSKKSGGITVSHLRFGKKAIKSPYLINKADFVACHNQSYVYKYNVLDGLKKNGSFLLNTIWTPEEVEEKLPASYKRYIAKNNIKFYTLNAVKIAQEIGLGGRINMIMQSAFFKLADIIPVEDAIKYLKDAVVSSYGKKGQNVVDMNNAAIDKGVDSVVAIEVPASWADAVDAEVVETKVKPEFVTKIVEPMNRQEGDSLPVSAFLGGMEDGTFENGTAAYEKRGIAINVPEWQADKCIQCNQCSYVCPHAVIRPFLLSETEKNNAPEGMKIVAAKALKTAEPMSFTMAVSPLDCSGCGNCAQVCPAPEKALIMKPQASQHVEIPAWEYATEKVAPKANPMSKTTLKGSQFEQPLLEFSGACAGCGETPYAKLVTQLYGDRMMVANATGCSSIWGGSAPSTPYTKNHLGHGPAWANSLFEDNAEFGMGMYLGVAAIRERLAVTVKSALEADLSETTKAVLGDWLENMNNGEGTRDRADRVIAALETETAEIAKEILKEKDFLVKRSQWIFGGDGWAYDIGFGGLDHVLASGEDINVLVFDTEVYSNTGGQSSKSTPTAAIAKFAASGKRTKKKDLGMMAMSYGYVYVAQVSMGADKNQTLKAIAEAEAYPGPSLIIAYAPCINHGLKAGMGNSQLEAKKAVECGYWSMYRYNPTLKEQGKKSFSLDSKEPTADFKAFLMGEVRYASLAKAFPEAADALFEKTYEDAMERLDNYKRLATQE from the coding sequence ATTAGAAAAATGAAAACTATGGATGGTAATACTGCTGCTGCACATATCGCATATGCATTTACAGACGTAGCAGCTATATACCCAATAACACCATCATCACCAATGGCAGAGCATGTTGATGAATGGGTTGCTCAAGGAAGAAAGAACATATTTGGACAAAAGGTAAAGGTAATGGAAATGCAATCAGAAGCTGGTGCAGCTGGTGCAGTTCACGGTTCATTACAAGCAGGAGCTTTAACTACAACTTTTACAGCTTCTCAAGGTTTACTATTAATGATCCCAAATATGTATAAAATTGCTGGTGAATTACTACCAGGAGTATTCCATGTTTCAGCTAGAGCATTAGCTGCAAATTCATTAAATATATTCGGTGACCATCAAGACGTTATGGCTGCAAGACAAACTGGTTTTGCAATGTTAGCTGAAGGTTCTGTACAAGAAGTTATGGATTTATCAGCAGTTGCTCACCTTACAGCTATAAAATCAAGAATACCATTTGTTAATTTCTTCGATGGATTCAGAACATCACATGAAATACAAAAGATAGAAGTTTTAGAGTATGATGAATTAGCTAAACTTCTTGATACAGATGCAGTAGAAGCATTCAGAAGAAGAGCTTTAAATCCTGATCATCCAGTAACAAGAGGAACAGCACAAAACCCAGATGTATACTTCCAAGAAAGAGAAGTTGTTAATAAATTCTATGATGCAGTACCAGAAATAGTTGAAGGCTACATGGCTGAAATGACTAAGTTAACTGGTAGAGAGTATCACTGCTTCGATTACTATGGAGCACCAGATGCTGACAGAATTATAGTTGCTATGGGATCAGTTACTGACCTTGTAGAAGAAACTATAGATTACTTAAATGCAAATGGAAACAAAGTTGGTCTTGTAAAGGTTAGACTATTCAGACCATTCTCAGTTGAAAGAATGTTAAAGGTTATACCTTCAACAGTTAAGAAAATAGCTGTTTTAGATAGAACTAAAGAACCAGGATCAGCTGCAGAACCATTATTCCTAGAAGTTAAGAATGCTTTCTATGGAAAAGAAAATGCTCCAGTAATAGTTGGAGGAAGATATGGTTTAGGTTCAAAGGATACTGTTCCAGCTCATATAGTTGCAGTTTATGAAAACTTAACTAAGGACGAGCCTAAAGATGGATTTACAGTTGCTATAGTAGATGATGTTACTAATACATCATTAGATGCTGTAACAGCTGATATAGATACTACTCCAGAAGGAACTAAAGCTTGTAAGTTCTGGGGACTTGGATCAGACGGTACTGTTGGTGCTAACAAGAGTGCTATAAAGATAATCGGTGACCATACTGATATGTATGCTCAAGGTTACTTTGCATATGATTCAAAGAAATCTGGTGGTATAACTGTATCACATTTAAGATTTGGTAAGAAAGCTATAAAATCACCTTACTTAATAAACAAAGCTGATTTCGTTGCTTGTCATAACCAATCATATGTGTACAAGTATAATGTACTAGATGGATTAAAGAAGAATGGATCATTCTTACTTAACACTATCTGGACACCAGAAGAAGTAGAAGAAAAATTACCAGCAAGCTATAAGAGATATATCGCTAAGAACAACATTAAGTTCTACACTTTAAATGCTGTTAAGATAGCTCAAGAAATCGGTCTTGGTGGAAGAATAAACATGATAATGCAATCAGCATTCTTCAAACTAGCTGACATAATCCCTGTAGAAGATGCAATCAAGTACTTAAAGGACGCAGTTGTTTCTTCATATGGTAAGAAGGGACAAAACGTTGTTGATATGAACAATGCTGCTATAGACAAGGGTGTTGACTCAGTTGTTGCTATAGAAGTGCCTGCAAGCTGGGCTGATGCAGTTGATGCAGAAGTTGTTGAAACTAAGGTTAAGCCAGAATTCGTAACTAAGATAGTTGAACCAATGAACAGACAAGAAGGAGATTCACTTCCAGTATCAGCTTTCCTAGGTGGAATGGAAGACGGAACTTTTGAAAATGGTACAGCTGCTTACGAAAAGAGAGGTATTGCTATAAACGTACCAGAATGGCAAGCAGATAAGTGTATACAATGTAACCAATGTTCATATGTATGTCCACACGCTGTAATCAGACCATTCTTATTAAGTGAAACAGAAAAGAACAATGCTCCAGAAGGAATGAAGATAGTTGCAGCTAAGGCTCTTAAGACTGCTGAACCAATGTCATTCACAATGGCAGTAAGCCCTCTTGACTGTTCAGGATGCGGAAACTGTGCTCAAGTTTGTCCAGCTCCAGAAAAAGCTTTAATAATGAAGCCACAAGCTTCACAACATGTTGAAATTCCAGCTTGGGAATATGCAACAGAAAAGGTAGCTCCAAAAGCTAACCCAATGAGTAAGACAACATTAAAAGGAAGCCAATTTGAACAACCATTACTTGAGTTCTCAGGTGCTTGTGCTGGTTGTGGAGAAACTCCATACGCTAAGCTAGTAACTCAATTATACGGTGATAGAATGATGGTAGCTAATGCTACTGGATGTTCATCAATTTGGGGAGGATCTGCTCCTTCAACTCCATACACTAAGAATCATCTTGGACATGGTCCAGCATGGGCAAACTCATTATTCGAAGATAATGCTGAGTTTGGAATGGGTATGTACCTTGGAGTTGCTGCTATAAGAGAAAGATTAGCTGTAACAGTTAAATCTGCATTAGAAGCTGATTTAAGTGAAACAACTAAGGCTGTTTTAGGTGACTGGTTAGAAAACATGAACAACGGTGAAGGTACTAGAGACAGAGCTGATAGAGTTATAGCTGCTTTAGAAACTGAAACTGCTGAAATAGCAAAAGAAATATTAAAAGAAAAAGATTTCTTAGTTAAGAGATCACAATGGATCTTCGGTGGAGACGGTTGGGCTTACGACATCGGTTTCGGTGGATTAGATCACGTTCTTGCATCAGGAGAAGATATAAATGTTCTTGTATTTGATACAGAAGTTTACTCAAATACAGGTGGACAATCTTCTAAGTCAACTCCAACTGCTGCAATAGCTAAATTTGCTGCTAGCGGTAAGAGAACTAAGAAGAAGGATCTTGGAATGATGGCTATGAGCTATGGTTATGTATATGTTGCTCAAGTTTCAATGGGTGCAGATAAGAACCAAACTCTTAAAGCTATAGCTGAAGCTGAAGCTTATCCAGGTCCATCATTAATAATAGCTTATGCTCCATGTATAAACCATGGATTAAAAGCTGGTATGGGTAACAGCCAATTAGAAGCTAAGAAAGCTGTTGAGTGTGGATATTGGTCAATGTACAGATACAACCCAACACTTAAGGAACAAGGAAAGAAGTCATTCTCACTTGATTCTAAGGAACCAACTGCTGACTTTAAGGCATTCTTAATGGGCGAAGTAAGATATGCTTCTCTTGCTAAGGCATTCCCAGAAGCTGCAGATGCTTTATTTGAAAAGACTTACGAAGATGCTATGGAAAGATTAGATAACTATAAGAGACTTGCTACTCAAGAATAG
- a CDS encoding flavodoxin, whose product MKKVSIIYWSNGGNVEVLADAIAASAKENGAQVMIKHVTDATVDDVINADSVAFGSPSMDSNRIEQQEMEPYINQFKLLPNNGKKLILFGSYGWDEGQFIIDWSDRMKDYGFNVVDILAVKESPSEEQLRKARELGKELAR is encoded by the coding sequence ATGAAGAAAGTATCAATAATTTACTGGAGCAACGGGGGAAACGTTGAAGTTTTAGCAGATGCAATAGCAGCAAGTGCCAAAGAAAATGGCGCACAAGTTATGATTAAACATGTAACTGATGCTACTGTTGATGATGTTATTAATGCCGATTCAGTTGCTTTTGGAAGTCCATCAATGGACAGTAATAGAATAGAACAACAAGAGATGGAACCTTACATAAACCAATTTAAGTTACTGCCTAACAATGGCAAAAAACTAATTCTTTTTGGATCATACGGTTGGGATGAAGGTCAATTCATAATCGATTGGTCAGATAGAATGAAAGATTATGGTTTTAATGTAGTTGATATTCTTGCAGTTAAAGAATCACCTAGTGAAGAGCAACTTAGAAAAGCTAGAGAACTAGGAAAAGAGCTTGCAAGATAG